In Pedobacter sp. SL55, the following proteins share a genomic window:
- a CDS encoding TolC family protein, translating into MLTLLIFKYRFCVLLLLATTVASVATAQEVLKAYVDTAFKNNIVLQQKNVSLEKAQYALKTAKSLFLPTVAFQGAYQTADGGRNIPLPLGDLMNPVYSTLNQITGGNNFPMLENQTINFLPKNFHDAKLRTTVPIINTDIIYNKRIAQQQLVLKEYEVQIYKRDLVKEIKAAYYNYLSALAAVDIYKSGLQLAKEGLRVNEKLLENGKGLLAYVLRSQSEVENVNASLLDAEQKVNNARLYFNFLLNRDPNDMILSDANDKTDLAKVEGLLAGLNMSSEREELKALGQVEGINKNVQKMNSQFAVPKLGAFLDVGTQSEGFHFNSNTRYYMVGLQLEVPIFSGNRNNNKQKESSLDLKNAQLNSNLVAQQLSLSAKVSQNNLRSAYQTYQSSQKQFEAASTYLRLIYRGYLAGANSFVETIDARNQYTSSKILVNINLYKVLTAMANMERETASYVIQ; encoded by the coding sequence ATGTTAACACTGTTAATTTTTAAATATAGGTTTTGCGTTTTATTGCTACTGGCAACTACTGTGGCTTCTGTTGCTACTGCGCAGGAGGTGCTAAAAGCATACGTTGATACTGCCTTTAAAAACAACATCGTTTTGCAGCAAAAAAATGTATCCTTAGAGAAAGCGCAATATGCTTTAAAAACAGCGAAGAGTTTGTTTTTGCCAACTGTTGCATTTCAAGGGGCGTATCAAACTGCAGATGGTGGTCGTAATATTCCCTTGCCTTTGGGCGATTTAATGAACCCGGTTTATAGCACGTTAAATCAAATTACTGGCGGTAACAATTTCCCAATGTTGGAAAACCAAACCATTAACTTTTTGCCCAAGAACTTTCACGATGCGAAATTGCGCACCACAGTTCCAATCATCAATACAGATATCATTTATAACAAACGCATTGCGCAACAACAATTGGTGCTAAAAGAATACGAAGTGCAGATTTATAAACGCGATTTGGTTAAAGAAATTAAAGCAGCTTATTATAACTATTTAAGTGCGCTTGCTGCGGTAGATATTTATAAATCTGGCTTGCAACTGGCTAAAGAGGGGCTTAGGGTAAATGAAAAACTTTTAGAAAATGGAAAGGGCTTGCTGGCTTATGTATTGCGTTCGCAAAGTGAAGTTGAAAATGTTAACGCCTCCTTGTTAGATGCAGAGCAAAAAGTTAACAATGCCCGCTTATATTTTAATTTCCTTTTAAATAGGGATCCAAACGATATGATTTTATCAGATGCCAACGATAAAACGGATTTGGCCAAAGTAGAAGGATTGTTGGCGGGTTTAAATATGTCCAGTGAAAGAGAAGAGTTAAAAGCATTAGGACAGGTAGAAGGAATTAACAAGAACGTACAAAAGATGAATAGTCAGTTTGCGGTGCCAAAACTGGGTGCATTCTTAGACGTGGGTACACAATCCGAGGGTTTCCATTTCAATTCGAATACTAGATATTACATGGTGGGCTTGCAATTAGAAGTTCCAATTTTCTCTGGAAACAGAAACAACAATAAGCAGAAAGAAAGTAGTCTCGATTTAAAAAATGCACAACTGAACTCCAATTTAGTAGCACAACAGTTGAGTTTATCTGCTAAAGTTTCACAAAACAATTTGCGGTCGGCTTATCAAACTTATCAGTCGTCTCAAAAACAGTTCGAGGCAGCGTCTACCTACTTAAGGCTAATATACAGGGGATACTTGGCGGGGGCAAATTCATTTGTAGAAACTATCGACGCTAGAAACCAATATACTTCGAGCAAAATTTTAGTAAATATTAACCTTTATAAGGTGCTTACGGCTATGGCCAATATGGAACGCGAAACGGCATCTTATGTAATTCAATAA
- a CDS encoding TetR/AcrR family transcriptional regulator, translating into MGRKEKDRKQIEDVRLKILEAAKDLFLKHGFEATSIRKIAAEINLSPTTIYLYYKDKGDIAYTLHKEGFKLLGQQFVVLQHVSSGFERLKAMGKVYLNFAMQNTDFYQLMFIMREPMDFVADKLSCEWEEGELAFGALQQTVLDCKSEGYFKDLNENNVALNVWALVHGLCSLKLQGHLDHVASAHLHVAQDRDLLEEAFETFVMMLEKMK; encoded by the coding sequence ATGGGAAGAAAAGAGAAAGATCGCAAACAGATAGAAGATGTAAGGCTTAAAATTTTGGAGGCAGCTAAGGACTTGTTCTTAAAACATGGTTTTGAAGCAACTTCAATTAGGAAAATTGCTGCCGAAATTAACCTTAGTCCAACTACTATTTACCTTTATTATAAAGATAAAGGAGATATAGCTTATACCTTGCATAAAGAAGGCTTTAAGTTGTTGGGCCAGCAGTTTGTGGTGTTGCAGCATGTAAGCTCCGGATTTGAAAGGTTAAAAGCAATGGGCAAGGTTTATCTAAATTTTGCTATGCAAAATACTGATTTTTATCAGCTTATGTTTATTATGAGAGAACCAATGGATTTTGTGGCAGACAAGCTCTCTTGCGAATGGGAAGAAGGAGAACTTGCTTTTGGTGCTTTGCAGCAAACGGTTTTAGATTGTAAAAGCGAGGGATATTTTAAAGATTTAAACGAAAACAACGTGGCGCTAAATGTTTGGGCTTTGGTACATGGTTTATGCAGTTTAAAACTGCAAGGCCACTTAGACCATGTGGCAAGTGCACACCTACATGTAGCACAAGATAGAGATTTGTTAGAAGAGGCTTTTGAGACCTTTGTAATGATGCTAGAAAAAATGAAATGA
- a CDS encoding T9SS type A sorting domain-containing protein, with product MVLVVFTDNFNNLTVADNIFKGTKVQATGVVWNSFGMKLGRGSAGVMGGVVNNSVNVVRNTITYSNTSAPELFGRGIYAFNTYGKIGGVGADKNTITALYALQGGELGGGAGNDFEFSYNDVPFGLVSVVGAEVGNHKINNNNIGYSIVDLAQATNIVRMLEVKGSRTVNANIEVANNTITKYANIGIFIQRSNNVTVKGNTLTPITGANAFNSIVFSSKEGTSGAQSAAASNNLTITSNTLNGTGGTGIAFYNHNGSASVKPLINARVGGSDADKNTFAATLGTYISLDATPAGGNTGNPTMATLYDVAQAGVNITNIFPFNGDIDASYNVFGAVNTGTSTSFDDLVAVKGKIADGVDDPLTGYVNIQPQKAFIATSANLPNALTVVPDDFTLVLKNDAAVYGNLGSQTITKAHTFAIDNYTTGEITFDNLTLNALAKEVTFSQAANVTGNFSLTEGKINAPAALTLNGTQTITFDPTKPQNFVNGKVKVLNMGPSSNAPLIIGKGTVSAAVTTLDLTAVSDFEFEYFPVAYSNTTSFDPALLGLIHDKEYWVVNRLSGSANAKVAFVTFGLANSGFANFDAAYATIARFDSGTNTWVDAGNSANNVSANFAAIISAQNTDFGVFTLAKTPLAVLPIKLTSFTAQATTGGALVKWSTAEEKNNAKFEIEKSFDGKNFFVVGSKAGQGNSSSATNYEFLDASFKQSAYYRLTQIDANGDKETFTALAKFVKGLDNSLSVVAYPNPVTNKLYVTVGSVSKESVKLSLTDLTGKVVKTKIGDSAQPIELDVANLATGAYILQIIKDSGNVAKKIMKH from the coding sequence TTGGTATTAGTAGTATTTACTGATAATTTCAACAACCTAACTGTTGCAGATAATATTTTTAAAGGCACAAAAGTTCAGGCAACCGGAGTGGTTTGGAACAGCTTTGGCATGAAATTGGGCAGAGGTTCGGCTGGGGTGATGGGCGGTGTGGTTAATAACTCGGTAAACGTGGTGCGTAACACCATTACTTATAGTAACACATCGGCGCCAGAGCTTTTTGGTAGAGGTATTTATGCTTTTAATACTTATGGCAAAATTGGCGGAGTTGGTGCAGATAAAAATACAATTACAGCTTTGTACGCTTTACAAGGTGGCGAGCTTGGTGGCGGTGCAGGTAACGATTTTGAATTTTCGTATAACGATGTGCCTTTTGGCTTAGTTTCCGTAGTTGGCGCCGAAGTGGGCAACCATAAAATCAATAACAATAACATTGGTTATAGTATTGTTGATTTAGCTCAGGCTACTAACATTGTGCGTATGCTAGAGGTAAAAGGAAGTAGAACCGTTAATGCCAACATAGAAGTGGCAAACAATACCATTACTAAATATGCCAATATTGGAATTTTCATCCAAAGATCAAATAATGTAACGGTAAAAGGCAATACCTTAACACCTATTACAGGTGCTAACGCGTTTAATTCTATCGTGTTTTCTAGTAAAGAAGGTACTAGTGGCGCTCAAAGTGCAGCAGCTTCAAATAATTTAACTATCACATCAAATACTTTAAACGGCACCGGTGGTACTGGTATCGCTTTCTATAACCATAATGGTTCTGCCTCGGTTAAACCTTTAATTAATGCAAGGGTAGGAGGTTCGGACGCTGATAAGAATACGTTTGCGGCTACCTTAGGCACATATATCAGCTTAGATGCTACGCCAGCTGGTGGTAATACTGGAAACCCAACAATGGCTACACTTTATGACGTGGCTCAGGCAGGTGTTAACATTACCAATATTTTTCCGTTTAACGGCGATATAGATGCCTCTTATAATGTTTTCGGCGCTGTAAATACGGGTACTTCTACCAGCTTTGATGATTTGGTTGCTGTGAAAGGCAAAATAGCAGATGGTGTTGATGATCCGTTAACGGGTTATGTGAATATTCAGCCTCAAAAAGCTTTTATTGCTACTTCGGCCAATTTGCCAAATGCATTAACAGTAGTGCCAGATGATTTCACGCTGGTATTAAAAAATGATGCTGCGGTTTATGGGAACTTGGGTAGCCAAACCATTACCAAAGCACACACATTCGCTATTGATAATTATACCACTGGCGAAATTACGTTTGATAATTTAACCTTAAATGCCCTAGCTAAAGAAGTAACATTTAGCCAAGCGGCAAATGTAACAGGTAATTTCTCGTTGACAGAGGGGAAAATTAATGCTCCAGCAGCATTAACTTTAAACGGTACGCAGACGATTACTTTTGATCCCACCAAGCCACAAAACTTCGTAAATGGCAAAGTTAAGGTGCTAAATATGGGGCCTTCATCTAATGCTCCATTAATTATTGGAAAGGGTACTGTATCTGCGGCTGTGACTACGCTAGATCTAACTGCTGTTTCCGATTTTGAATTCGAGTATTTTCCTGTCGCTTACAGTAATACCACCAGTTTCGACCCAGCGTTGCTTGGTTTGATACACGATAAGGAATATTGGGTAGTAAACAGGCTTAGCGGCTCTGCCAATGCTAAGGTAGCGTTCGTTACTTTCGGTCTTGCAAATTCGGGTTTTGCCAACTTCGATGCTGCCTATGCAACCATAGCTAGGTTCGATAGCGGGACAAACACCTGGGTAGATGCCGGAAATTCGGCTAATAATGTAAGCGCTAACTTTGCTGCCATTATCAGTGCTCAAAATACTGATTTTGGCGTGTTTACTTTGGCTAAAACTCCACTTGCTGTGCTGCCAATAAAACTTACTTCTTTTACTGCTCAAGCTACAACAGGCGGTGCTTTAGTAAAATGGAGTACAGCAGAAGAAAAGAACAACGCAAAATTTGAAATAGAGAAAAGCTTTGATGGTAAAAACTTCTTTGTGGTAGGTAGCAAAGCTGGTCAAGGTAACAGTAGTTCTGCTACTAACTACGAGTTTTTAGATGCTAGCTTTAAGCAGTCTGCATACTATCGTTTAACGCAGATAGATGCCAATGGCGATAAAGAAACATTTACTGCCCTAGCCAAATTTGTAAAAGGATTAGATAATTCGCTATCGGTAGTGGCTTATCCAAACCCGGTAACCAATAAATTGTATGTAACTGTGGGTTCGGTAAGCAAAGAGAGCGTTAAGCTTTCATTAACAGATTTAACTGGAAAAGTAGTGAAAACGAAAATCGGAGATAGCGCTCAGCCTATAGAGCTTGATGTTGCCAATCTAGCAACTGGTGCTTACATTCTTCAAATTATTAAAGATAGCGGAAACGTAGCTAAAAAAATTATGAAGCACTAA